From the genome of Desulfobotulus pelophilus:
GGATTTTCGAATGGTTTCCAGGAGCAGCCACTGATTTTCTCCTGTTTTGGTAAAGTAGCGGTCCCGGCGCTGTGGAGAAAGTCCCCTGCTGATTTCCAGATCGGAATAAACAGCTTTTTGGGCTTTCATCAGGGCTGGTCCTGAAATATCCGTTCCCAGAATTTCGAAATTCAAGGGTGAAATATCATGGTTACCGCTTATGCTGCAATATTCATGGATGAGCATGGAAAGGCTGTAGGCTTCCTGACCGGTGGAAGCTCCCGCACTCCATATCCGGATGACAGGGCGGGGGTGCAGTGCTTTTTTCCTTCTGATTTTGAGCGCCATTCTGGGCAGAATGTGGTTCATGAAGGTATCAAAGGGGTGCTGGTCCCGAAAAAAATAGGTCTCATTGGTGGTGATGGCCGCTATGACCCTGCTTTTCAGCGCTTCATCCCGGCTATGCCTCAGTTTTTGAAAAAAAGCGTTGAAATCACGGCAGCCTTCACTGATAACGAGGCTTCCCAAGCGTTGCTGGACAAGATACTCTTTACCTGTCTGAAGGTAAATGCCGCAGGCTTCATGGATCCAGCCGCGCAGTTGTTCAAATGCATTCTGGGAGAGTTCCATGGTCATCAGGCTCCGGAGCAGGATGTGAGATACTGGTGAACGGCATCTGCCATGGTGTCCAGGGGAAAAATGGCGTCAGACAGACCCGCCGACACAATGCTTCCGGGCATGCCCCACACCACACTGCTGGATTCGTCCTGAGCAAAAATTGTAGCCCCGGAGCGTTTCAGGCTGGCAGCACCCTGAGTGCCGTCCTGTCCCATGCCCGTCAGAACAAGGGCCAGAATTCTGTCCTGCCACACAGGGGCGGCTGAGCGGAAAAGAATATTGGCAGAAGGTTTACAGCCTTTTTCCGGAGGGCCATCATTGAGGACGATGCGGATACGGGTTCCTGATTTCCGGACCAGCATGTGACGGCCTCCCGGTGCAATATAAACGGTACGGGGAAGCACATCCATATCGTCGGTGGCTTCCATCACCTGATGGCTGCACTGAAGGGCAAGGCTTTCCGCAAGGGACAGGGTGAAATCCGGTGGCATGTGCTGTACCACAAGAACAGGGAGATTGCAGGCCCGGCAGAGACGGGGAAGGAGAAAATGGAGGGCTTTGGGTCCTCCTGTGGAAACGGCTATGAGAATGACTTCTGTCAGACCGGCCCGGGGCCCGCATGGTGGCGGACAGGGTTGGGTTGCAGGCGGTAAGGGTCTGGGCCTTCCCTGTTTCATATAAGAGCGGATTCTTGGGGCCACGGCGTTGCGAAGACGATCCAGTGGCAGTTCACCTGTAGCCGCAACAGGTTTGGGGATATAGGCAAAGGCCCCGTAGGCAAGACTTTCCCGTCTCAGATCTTCCGCACTGCCCGCATGACCGCTGATGACCAGCACACCCATGGATGGATTTTTTCCGCCGCCCGATTCCTGGATGGCTTTCAGGGTGGCAATGCCGTCCATGTCCGGCATGTCCAGATCGAGGGTGATGATATCAACCTTTTCTTTTTCCAGAAATTCAAGGGCTTTTTTGCCGTTTCGTACGGATCCGACAACCTGGATGTCTTTTTCCTGTGCAAGGCTCAGGGCCAGTGCATTCCGGAAAATTCTGGAATCATCCACAATGAGCACGGTGATGGGGGAAACCATGGAAGCACTCCAAATGATCAGGCAGGAAAAACGGAATGGCCTGAACCATGCAGCCGGACCGGGACCGGCCGCATTTTGCCCTGATCCTCGGGGTCAGAGAGGAAAGGGATGGGATGTTTAGGAAAAAAGCCATGGAGCAGCGGTTGTCAATCCAAAGGGATCAACCGTAAATATGACGTCTTTTGCAACTGGATGCAAGGAGTAATCCATATCCCATGGGAGCATTTGCTGTTATGATCCCTCCCGGCGTAATATCCGGGAGGGATTGTCATCAGGATTCGGTTTTGAAGGCAGCCATATGGTGGCGGAGATCTCCGGCCAGACGGCTCAGATCAACGGCAGAACTGTTTACCTGACTGGCCGCCGCGCTGGACTGCTGGGCCGCCGCACTGACGCCCTGAATGTTGGCGGCTATGTCTCTGGCAGCCTGGGCCGCTTCTCCGGCATTGCGGCTCATGTCATTGGCTCCCTGGGCAACTTCGGCTATGCCCGTTGCAATGTGCTGGATACCGGACGTGGCTTCGGCTATGTTGCTGGATATGGTTTCCGCAATGCGTGTCTGGGCCTTGACGGCTTCCGTGGTTTCATTGGTCCGGTTGGATATGTCCGTGATGATGCCGGAAACATCGGCAATGCCTTTGACCGCTTCTCCTGTTGTTTCCTGAACACCCCGGATTTTAGCGGCAATGTTTTCGGCGGCGTGGGCACTCTGGCTGGCAAGGGCTTTGATTTCACTGGCAACAACGGCAAATCCTCGTCCTGCTTCACCGGCACTGGCAGCCTCAATGGTGGCATTGAGGGCCAAAAGGTTGGTCTGCTCGGCAATACGTTTGATTACTTCCGTGACATCTCCAATTTCCTTGGCCGCATTGCCCAGCAGGTTCATGGTTGCCGTAGCCGAACCCGCAAGACGGATGGCTTTTGTGGCAATGGCTGTGTTGGTATCCGCATTCTCTGCAATTCTGCGGATACCTTCACTGGATTCATCCATGGAAAGTGTGACGGCTTTCATGTTGGTGCTCATCTGTTCCGCCGTGCTGGAAATGCCCTGTATATTCACGCTCATTTCTTCCGTAGCGGAGGCCATAGTACTGATATTGGTGCTCATCTGTTCCGTAGCACTGGCAACATTACTGGCCTGGGCCGTTACTTCCTCCGATCCGGATGCCAGCTGACGGGAAACGGTGGAAAGTTCTTCGGAAGCACCGGCAAGGGTATCGGCGCCGCCTTTGACCTGACGGATAACACCGGAAAGCTGATCCATGGACCGGTCAATGGCCTTGGCAAGTTTGCCGATTTCATCCTTCTGGTCCAACCGGCTTCTGCCCGTCATATCACCCGTGGCAAGGCCCTCGGCCGTTGCAACCAGAGTCTGTATGGGCCTGCTGATTCCCCTTGCAATACTGTAGCCGGAGGCAAGGGCAAAGCCAAGGCCCAGAAGGGAAATGAGGGAAATACCCCATAAAGCCCGCCTGACAATGCGCTTGGTATTCTCTGCCGCCACATAAAACTGCTGCCAGGCACTGTCAGAAGCCTGGCTGGCAAGCTGCAGAAGAAGGGCTCCGCGGTTTTCCAGCTCTGGGAGGGTTTCGTTTTCAAGAATGAGGCGGTTATTGACCCATGCCGTTGCATGCTGGCGGTATTGCTGCAGATGTCGGCTTACTTCCGTTAAAAGGTCAAGGTTCCGGGATGCCGTTGTCTGATGGCGGGATGTTTCCAGGTTCTGGCTGAGTGTTGCGTAATATGCCAGCCACTGGTTACGGTTTTCTTCGTTGCGGTCCAGAATATAGGTTTTTTCAAGAACCCGCATCTGTGCCATATCCTGCGTCAGCGTACTAACGAAACGGCTTTCCTGAAAAATTCTGGTAACATCCCGGTTTTTCGCTTCAAGAAAAGCTTCCACGAGGGCCGTAATGACGTTGCCCTGTTCCTGAAGTTCACGGGCAAGGCGGCCACGGCGGGCTTCTGCCGGATTGCTGCGAAAGGCAGCCAGCCAGGCATCTCCCGTTTCCCGGTAGCGAACCAGCACCTGAATCATTTCGTCCAGCTTTCTGATCAGTTCAGAGTTTGCCTCCTTTTCTTTCAGGCCCTTGGCAAGGGTTTGCATGAGGGCATGTTCCCTTTCCATGGACCGGAAACTGTCTTCGCTGTCAAAAAGGGCAGAGGCCGTAAGGTGAAGACGCATCATCCCCATCCGGTGTTTCAGTTCATTGGCCATTTCCAGAGCGGCCTGGGCTTCTTCCTGAAGTGTTTCATAATGGGCGGTCAGTGCATGAAAGGCATTCGTAACTTCCTGGCCTGATACATCAAAGCGAGTCTGGTTCCGGATGTTTTCGTGTATCTGTCTTTCGCTCAAGTCCATGCTGCGTGAGAAAAGATCGATAACTTCCCTTCCTTTTTGATTGGCATCACTGTTACTGCCAGCATATTCCCGGTGCAGGGAGGTAAGAGAATCCAGATGTTCCAGAGCCAGAGCCAGCTGGCGGCGGCCTTCGGCAAGGTCGTTATCCTGCCCGTTCATGATAAAATTCTGCATGGCCATGATGGCTGACTGCGATGCATGTTCCAGATCTGCAACCCGGTTGGTCACGGGAAGGGTATACTCCGTGGTATGGACCATGTCATTGCCAATGGTATTCATGCCTCGCATGCTGGCTCCACCCAGCAGGAGAAGTATCAGGCAGACAAGGCCAAAGCCAAAGCCAAGTTTTTTTGCAATTCCAAAATCCTTGAATTTCACGCTGCACACTCCTTCGTATTTTGATACTTTCAAACAGTTTCAGAAAGATGCCTGTTTCATTTCGGTAAGAACTGGAGCAGAGAGGTCACCAGCCTGCTTCAGTATGGTCGATGCGGAAAGCAGGGTGACAAGTCCATTCTCCTTTTTCAGAATTCCTCTGGCCAGCTGCCTGAGAATGCCATTACCGTTTTCTTTTCTGCGGTCATCCATGGGGGCTATCATGTTTTCCGGCGCAGGGAACACATCACCGATGCGATCTACAAGAACGCCAAAGGATTCCCCTGCATGGGGCTTGAAGAGCAGAATCCGGGTATGCTCTCTGGCAGGAGCAGGCGGATGGCCCAAAAGAACTCTAAGATCTATGATCAGATGAATCTGTCCCCGTATGTTTACGTAGCCACGTACGGATGGAGGGGCATGATGAACCGGTGTAAAGTGGTTTCGCGTGTGCACTTCCTTGATATCGAATATATCGAAACCGTAGGTTTCCTCTCCAATGAAAAAGGTACAGATCTGGCGGTTATGGCTGGTGATCATCATGCGCTTTTCCTTTGCGGATTTTTGTTCCCATGCAGCAGGATACGGATGCTGTTCCGCAGGTTTTCCCTGTCTATTTTCACCTCAAAGGCATCAAAGCCCGCTGCAAGAGTACGGTTCCGGTCCGTTTCCGTGGCCAGTGCCGTGAGCGCGATGGCTTTTATATGGCGGCATGAAGGGTCCTTACGGACTTCCCGTATCAGCTGCCATCCATCCATTTCAGGCATTTCAAGGTCGCTTACCAGAAGGTCAAAGGATTGTTCGCGGAGCAGTTGCCATGCCTCTCTGCCATTGGATGCCGTTGTCACCCTGCATCCATCTGACTCAAGGTAATTCCGCACAAGCTGGGTGAAAAAAACCGTATCTTCGGCAAGAAGGATATGACTTTGTTTTGGCTGTTCTGTTTTTTCGCCAAACCAGCCCGGCTCCGCACTTTCAATAATCTGAAAGGGGTCCAGAAAAAGGGAGAGTTTTTCCTGAACCACAGCAGCACCGAGAATGCCTTTTCCGGGGATACTTTTGGTTGCAAGATCCAGTGGTATATCAACAATATCTCGTATTTCGGAAAAGAGAATCCCATAGGGCTTTTCGGAAAATTTAGGAAGAAGCAGATGGAAGGTTTCGCTCTCTGGACAGGGGGATACGGGCAGAATGTGTTCCAGCCTGACAATGCGGGTGGGAACATTGTCAAGGGTGATAAATTCTTTGTCTCCAATCCGCTCAATATGATGGATGGATATTTTTTCAACCCGTCTTACCAGCTGAAGGGCCATGGCGAACTGCTCGTGGGGACCGGCTGCGGTGAGAAGAACGGGTTGAGTTGTTGTGGTGGCGTGGGTGTTTTCTGCGCGGGCGGCAAGGGGTACACCCGTATGTCTGGCAATGCCTTCTATATCCAGTATGAGAGCCACCTGCCCGTCACCCATGATGGTGGCCCCGGAATAGATGGCAATGGTTTTCAGGGCCGGATGCATGGGTTTGACCACAATTTCTTCGGTTCCGATCACTTCATCGACCTCAAGACCGAAACGATGATTGCCCACTTTGACAACGGCAAAGGTGAGATTCTTGCTCTCGCCGTTTCTCGGAGTACGGGCGATGGCAGTCTGTATGGTTTCCGTAAAGGGAACCGGACGTTTCAGCACCTCTTTCAGGCGAACCATGGGCAGAAGGGTTTCCCTGAGTCGACAGACCTCGTGGGTTCCCACGCAGGAAATCCGCTCGCTTATTTCACGGTCATAGAGGCAGACCAGTTCTTCGAGGTTCACCTGAGGAATGGCAAAACGATCTTTCCCTGCACGAACCGTAAGGCAGGGAATAATGGCAAGGGTCAGGGGCAGGGATATGTGGAAGCGACTCCCCTGACCCCGGATGGAAGAAAGCTGGAGAGAGCCGCCCAACGTTTCGATGGATGTTTTGACCACATCCATGCCGACCCCTCTGCCGGAGACCTCTGAGACCTGATCTGCCGTGGAAAAACCGGAAAGAAGAGTGAGCTGGCAGATATCTTGTTCCGACATACGGGAAAGTTCGGATTCTTTTTTCAGTCCGGATTCCAGAGCTTTTTTACGGATTTTGTTCGTATCCATGCCCTGCCCGTCATCACTGAGGACAAGGGCGATCTGGCCTGCTTCATGTCTGGCTGCAACGTGGATATGGCCGGTTTCCGGTTTGCCTGCGATCACGCGCTGCTGCGGTGATTCGATGCCATGATCACAGGCATTGCGGATAAGATGGGTCAGGGGATCGGCCAGGGCTTCCAGTATGCTTTTGTCCAGTTCCACATCCTGACCTTCCATCTCCAGCACAATGTCTTTTCCCAGTTTATGAGAAAGGTCCCTCACCATACGGGGCAGCTTGGCAAAAATATTGCCAATGGGCTGCATACGGGTACGCATGATGGTCTGCTGCAGTTCCGTAGTTACACCATCCAGACGCTGGGCGAGGTTGTGCGAGCCGGAAGCATGCTCTGATTCCAGAAGATGCTGGTTACGGACAAGAACCAGCTCTCCTGCAAGGGTCATCAGCTGATCCAGAATGTCCAGACGGATCCGGATGCTGCCGGTTTTATCCGCAGTCTGTTCTTTTGTGCTGCCGGTTTTTTCTTCCTGTGGCGGTGGGGCTGGTATGGTTTGGTCTGGAGCAGAAGAGGAGCTTGAAACCACGGAATGAGAAGGCATTTCAGCCGTGATGACGGCAGAGTCCATACAGACACCTTCACGGGATACGGGAAGGATATGCTCTGCACCCAGCCCGCTTACGGAAGGGATCAGGTCCATTTCCAGAATGGTGGCATACAGTACCTGATAGGTAAGGGGGCCGGTGGGCAATCCCTGACGGATATCAAAGGAACCGAAGGAGAGCTCGGCCTCCACAATTTCACCGGCGGACAAGAGGTCTGCGATGATTGCCATGGGGCGTTTGCCGGCTTGTTCCATTACCGCAAGATCATAGTGCAAGAGGTAAAGCTCTCTGGCCTTGTCGATGCGATGAAGGGTGTAGGCAGAAACGGTAAAGGGCAGCGGATTGTTGCAGGCACACAGTTGGGCCGGAGTTTGGCGGTCTTTACGGGCTTTGTCGGGCAGGCGTTCTTCAAGGAGGGCATCCAGGCGATGCTGCATGCTGCTGATATCCATATCATTACTGTTTTCAACATCATCCAGCAAGGTCTGGACATAGTCGGTTCCGGACAGAAGACCGTCAATAAGGGGACTATCCGCATTCATTTCTCCGGAACGGACCATGGAAAGCAGGGCTTCCATGGCGTGGGTG
Proteins encoded in this window:
- a CDS encoding CheR family methyltransferase; this translates as MTMELSQNAFEQLRGWIHEACGIYLQTGKEYLVQQRLGSLVISEGCRDFNAFFQKLRHSRDEALKSRVIAAITTNETYFFRDQHPFDTFMNHILPRMALKIRRKKALHPRPVIRIWSAGASTGQEAYSLSMLIHEYCSISGNHDISPLNFEILGTDISGPALMKAQKAVYSDLEISRGLSPQRRDRYFTKTGENQWLLLETIRKSVRFQDLNFIQSFPSLGFFDLILCRNVLIYFDESTKRQIFERFEAVLEPDGYLLLGGSENIYGISTAFRSKKEGMTLIYEKNNPVQEMRPAVFVP
- the cheB gene encoding chemotaxis-specific protein-glutamate methyltransferase CheB: MVSPITVLIVDDSRIFRNALALSLAQEKDIQVVGSVRNGKKALEFLEKEKVDIITLDLDMPDMDGIATLKAIQESGGGKNPSMGVLVISGHAGSAEDLRRESLAYGAFAYIPKPVAATGELPLDRLRNAVAPRIRSYMKQGRPRPLPPATQPCPPPCGPRAGLTEVILIAVSTGGPKALHFLLPRLCRACNLPVLVVQHMPPDFTLSLAESLALQCSHQVMEATDDMDVLPRTVYIAPGGRHMLVRKSGTRIRIVLNDGPPEKGCKPSANILFRSAAPVWQDRILALVLTGMGQDGTQGAASLKRSGATIFAQDESSSVVWGMPGSIVSAGLSDAIFPLDTMADAVHQYLTSCSGA
- a CDS encoding methyl-accepting chemotaxis protein produces the protein MKFKDFGIAKKLGFGFGLVCLILLLLGGASMRGMNTIGNDMVHTTEYTLPVTNRVADLEHASQSAIMAMQNFIMNGQDNDLAEGRRQLALALEHLDSLTSLHREYAGSNSDANQKGREVIDLFSRSMDLSERQIHENIRNQTRFDVSGQEVTNAFHALTAHYETLQEEAQAALEMANELKHRMGMMRLHLTASALFDSEDSFRSMEREHALMQTLAKGLKEKEANSELIRKLDEMIQVLVRYRETGDAWLAAFRSNPAEARRGRLARELQEQGNVITALVEAFLEAKNRDVTRIFQESRFVSTLTQDMAQMRVLEKTYILDRNEENRNQWLAYYATLSQNLETSRHQTTASRNLDLLTEVSRHLQQYRQHATAWVNNRLILENETLPELENRGALLLQLASQASDSAWQQFYVAAENTKRIVRRALWGISLISLLGLGFALASGYSIARGISRPIQTLVATAEGLATGDMTGRSRLDQKDEIGKLAKAIDRSMDQLSGVIRQVKGGADTLAGASEELSTVSRQLASGSEEVTAQASNVASATEQMSTNISTMASATEEMSVNIQGISSTAEQMSTNMKAVTLSMDESSEGIRRIAENADTNTAIATKAIRLAGSATATMNLLGNAAKEIGDVTEVIKRIAEQTNLLALNATIEAASAGEAGRGFAVVASEIKALASQSAHAAENIAAKIRGVQETTGEAVKGIADVSGIITDISNRTNETTEAVKAQTRIAETISSNIAEATSGIQHIATGIAEVAQGANDMSRNAGEAAQAARDIAANIQGVSAAAQQSSAAASQVNSSAVDLSRLAGDLRHHMAAFKTES
- a CDS encoding chemotaxis protein CheW, translated to MMITSHNRQICTFFIGEETYGFDIFDIKEVHTRNHFTPVHHAPPSVRGYVNIRGQIHLIIDLRVLLGHPPAPAREHTRILLFKPHAGESFGVLVDRIGDVFPAPENMIAPMDDRRKENGNGILRQLARGILKKENGLVTLLSASTILKQAGDLSAPVLTEMKQASF
- a CDS encoding hybrid sensor histidine kinase/response regulator, with amino-acid sequence MLNDKAILDEFVNEAREHLTRAEKDILGLEGADTEASRTIVDGLFRAVHSIKGSAGFLGLTSIGSLTHAMEALLSMVRSGEMNADSPLIDGLLSGTDYVQTLLDDVENSNDMDISSMQHRLDALLEERLPDKARKDRQTPAQLCACNNPLPFTVSAYTLHRIDKARELYLLHYDLAVMEQAGKRPMAIIADLLSAGEIVEAELSFGSFDIRQGLPTGPLTYQVLYATILEMDLIPSVSGLGAEHILPVSREGVCMDSAVITAEMPSHSVVSSSSSAPDQTIPAPPPQEEKTGSTKEQTADKTGSIRIRLDILDQLMTLAGELVLVRNQHLLESEHASGSHNLAQRLDGVTTELQQTIMRTRMQPIGNIFAKLPRMVRDLSHKLGKDIVLEMEGQDVELDKSILEALADPLTHLIRNACDHGIESPQQRVIAGKPETGHIHVAARHEAGQIALVLSDDGQGMDTNKIRKKALESGLKKESELSRMSEQDICQLTLLSGFSTADQVSEVSGRGVGMDVVKTSIETLGGSLQLSSIRGQGSRFHISLPLTLAIIPCLTVRAGKDRFAIPQVNLEELVCLYDREISERISCVGTHEVCRLRETLLPMVRLKEVLKRPVPFTETIQTAIARTPRNGESKNLTFAVVKVGNHRFGLEVDEVIGTEEIVVKPMHPALKTIAIYSGATIMGDGQVALILDIEGIARHTGVPLAARAENTHATTTTQPVLLTAAGPHEQFAMALQLVRRVEKISIHHIERIGDKEFITLDNVPTRIVRLEHILPVSPCPESETFHLLLPKFSEKPYGILFSEIRDIVDIPLDLATKSIPGKGILGAAVVQEKLSLFLDPFQIIESAEPGWFGEKTEQPKQSHILLAEDTVFFTQLVRNYLESDGCRVTTASNGREAWQLLREQSFDLLVSDLEMPEMDGWQLIREVRKDPSCRHIKAIALTALATETDRNRTLAAGFDAFEVKIDRENLRNSIRILLHGNKNPQRKSA